One Vallitalea pronyensis genomic region harbors:
- a CDS encoding helix-turn-helix domain-containing protein: MFNLSSIYSPITSQYPNPGDKYVPCDALKPYIASFWGTECPESDIPNEGSPILVIPDTCVDIIFVMDHRTNSFSGHYSGINDRPFMTSPVVETTRVSYFAIRFYFWGIHVFSDYHMRDSLNTFEDSNVYFNGWDSFFKNLLIQTSLIEERIPIAERFLLSKLNIHKKNDHVLNATYCILNSKGTKHIKEVCAYTAISQRQLERLFLEYIGISMKKVSNLVRYQNLWQDIAFSPHYNILDFVDKYSFTDQSHLLNAFKKYHGVTPNQAKKIMFE, from the coding sequence ATGTTTAATTTAAGCTCCATATACAGTCCTATAACTTCACAATACCCTAATCCAGGTGATAAATATGTGCCGTGTGATGCATTAAAGCCTTATATTGCTTCATTTTGGGGTACGGAATGTCCAGAATCGGATATACCAAATGAAGGCTCCCCTATTTTGGTTATTCCTGATACTTGTGTCGATATTATTTTTGTCATGGATCATAGAACGAATAGCTTTAGTGGTCACTATAGCGGCATTAACGATAGGCCGTTTATGACAAGCCCTGTAGTTGAGACCACACGTGTTTCTTATTTTGCAATTCGATTTTATTTTTGGGGAATACATGTGTTCAGTGATTACCATATGAGGGATAGCTTAAATACATTTGAGGATTCAAACGTTTATTTTAATGGATGGGACAGCTTTTTTAAAAATCTGCTTATCCAGACAAGTTTAATAGAAGAAAGAATACCCATAGCTGAGAGATTTCTTCTTTCAAAACTTAATATACATAAGAAAAATGATCATGTTTTAAATGCCACATATTGTATCTTAAATTCAAAAGGTACGAAACATATAAAAGAAGTATGTGCCTACACTGCCATAAGTCAAAGACAACTAGAGCGGTTATTTTTGGAGTATATCGGCATTTCAATGAAAAAAGTTTCTAATTTAGTACGTTATCAAAACCTTTGGCAAGATATAGCATTTTCGCCACATTATAATATACTAGATTTTGTAGACAAATATAGCTTTACAGACCAATCTCACTTACTCAACGCATTCAAAAAATATCATGGTGTTACACCTAATCAAGCTAAAAAAATAATGTTTGAATAG
- a CDS encoding VOC family protein, with amino-acid sequence MMKINLQAYLKGSIEAVEHYQKAFSATLGYHVKNEDNTYMHAEITLDGQTIISISESDEWAISGKNMQFWLTFGDDNEDALKKAYDILKEDGQILYPVGPSDWSKCMADVIDKFGVRWYLCV; translated from the coding sequence ATGATGAAAATAAATTTACAAGCATATTTAAAAGGAAGTATTGAAGCCGTAGAACATTATCAAAAGGCTTTTAGCGCAACACTTGGTTACCATGTTAAAAATGAAGATAATACCTATATGCATGCTGAGATTACATTAGATGGACAAACTATTATATCCATAAGCGAGTCAGATGAATGGGCTATTTCGGGAAAAAATATGCAGTTTTGGTTAACATTTGGTGATGATAATGAAGACGCCTTAAAAAAAGCATATGATATTCTAAAAGAAGATGGTCAAATCCTTTATCCAGTAGGTCCAAGTGATTGGAGCAAATGTATGGCTGATGTTATCGATAAATTTGGTGTTCGTTGGTATCTTTGTGTGTAG
- a CDS encoding ribbon-helix-helix protein, CopG family produces MSPKKMGRPPSEKPKNIKLQIRVDQDTMDILDECVKKLKSNRSDVVRKGIKKIADDLKAN; encoded by the coding sequence ATGTCGCCAAAGAAAATGGGTCGTCCTCCTTCAGAAAAACCTAAGAATATAAAACTACAAATTAGAGTAGATCAAGATACAATGGATATCCTTGACGAATGTGTTAAAAAACTTAAAAGTAACCGTTCGGATGTAGTTCGTAAAGGTATTAAGAAGATTGCTGATGACCTAAAGGCAAACTAA
- a CDS encoding 4Fe-4S binding protein produces MQSVIGSIRYSFSMYVMGFVLLIGVVFGRFICGWLCPFGLLQDLLYKIPIFKISVSKRVNSILKYLKYAILIIFVLLLPFIFQDELGISDPYFCKYICPAGTLEGGVPLVIFNETLREGLGFLFGWKLAILIIFLIVSVLIFRPFCRYVCPLGALYSLFNPISFYKLKVNLSKCTHCNICTRSCKINIEVHKTPNNPECIRCQDCIEACPQKAISKELIKIQSKNRTEEHLA; encoded by the coding sequence ATGCAATCAGTCATAGGGAGCATCAGGTATAGTTTTTCAATGTATGTGATGGGATTCGTGCTTTTAATTGGTGTTGTATTTGGTCGGTTTATTTGTGGGTGGCTGTGTCCTTTCGGATTATTACAGGATTTACTATATAAAATACCAATCTTTAAAATATCAGTTAGTAAGCGGGTAAATAGCATTTTAAAATATCTTAAGTATGCTATACTCATTATTTTTGTATTATTACTACCCTTTATTTTTCAAGACGAACTGGGGATAAGTGATCCTTATTTTTGTAAATACATATGTCCGGCAGGAACGCTAGAAGGAGGAGTGCCTTTAGTCATTTTTAATGAAACTCTAAGAGAAGGATTAGGGTTTTTATTTGGGTGGAAATTAGCGATACTTATCATCTTTCTTATAGTTTCAGTGTTGATATTTAGGCCATTTTGCAGATATGTATGTCCATTAGGAGCACTTTATTCCTTATTTAACCCCATCAGTTTCTATAAGCTTAAAGTAAATCTCAGTAAGTGTACCCATTGTAATATTTGTACTAGAAGCTGTAAAATAAATATTGAAGTGCATAAAACACCAAATAACCCTGAATGCATAAGGTGTCAGGATTGTATTGAGGCATGTCCACAAAAAGCTATCAGTAAAGAATTGATTAAAATACAGTCAAAGAATAGAACGGAAGAACATTTAGCTTAA
- a CDS encoding CD1871A family CXXC motif-containing protein encodes MKEKIMRYGILGLSISFIVLGYIRGEVRTVLKKAINICLECIGIG; translated from the coding sequence ATGAAAGAAAAAATAATGAGGTATGGAATTTTGGGTTTAAGCATTAGCTTCATAGTTCTAGGGTATATAAGGGGAGAAGTAAGAACAGTGCTTAAAAAGGCTATTAACATTTGTTTGGAGTGTATAGGTATTGGTTAG
- a CDS encoding TlpA family protein disulfide reductase: protein MKKLLAFLLSALLALTVIGCGAKETLSEEEKKELGYKKYNDMGVEFKVDGVWKDYDDNISRSLIGDLENEDEPIFNGLDYSVLSNELLEEYYDVKDNVKDEKERRKRYEAIFSKIKPLFSYVIFRADKMPEEDKIAEHTEKKHNEKLAEYDKYVIYFCYDEYDDNDLSDESKTMYKALYDDIENVKKSTTTFEPITPQEAISSLKKLKFTLKNLEDEEIDSSEVFKENKVTMVNIWATFCGPCIREMPDLQKLHEELNEQGFGVFGIIGDTPDEDNEAAAKKIIETKGVKFINVIPDETIKSSLIGSIAGYPTSLFVDSEGKIVGKIVTGSRTKEEYQEIIMELMESLE from the coding sequence ATGAAAAAATTATTGGCATTTTTATTGTCAGCATTGCTTGCCTTAACCGTTATTGGATGTGGTGCTAAGGAGACATTAAGTGAAGAAGAGAAGAAAGAACTAGGATATAAGAAGTATAATGACATGGGTGTTGAATTTAAAGTTGATGGCGTATGGAAAGATTACGATGATAATATCAGCAGAAGTTTAATAGGTGATTTAGAAAATGAAGATGAACCCATATTCAATGGTTTAGATTATAGTGTTTTATCCAACGAACTTCTTGAAGAGTACTATGACGTTAAAGATAATGTGAAAGATGAAAAGGAAAGAAGAAAAAGATATGAAGCGATATTTTCTAAAATAAAACCTTTATTTAGCTATGTTATATTTAGAGCGGACAAAATGCCAGAAGAAGATAAGATCGCGGAGCATACTGAGAAAAAACATAATGAAAAGCTTGCAGAATATGATAAGTATGTCATTTACTTCTGCTACGATGAATATGATGATAATGACTTATCCGATGAATCCAAGACCATGTACAAAGCTTTATATGATGATATTGAAAATGTTAAGAAATCAACGACTACTTTCGAACCCATTACACCACAAGAAGCTATTAGCAGCTTAAAAAAACTTAAGTTCACATTAAAGAATTTAGAGGATGAAGAGATCGATAGTAGTGAGGTTTTCAAAGAGAATAAAGTAACAATGGTCAATATATGGGCAACATTTTGTGGACCATGTATAAGGGAAATGCCTGATCTTCAAAAACTTCATGAAGAGCTTAATGAACAAGGATTTGGTGTTTTTGGCATAATAGGGGATACCCCTGATGAGGATAATGAAGCAGCAGCTAAAAAAATCATTGAAACCAAAGGTGTAAAGTTTATTAATGTTATTCCTGATGAAACAATAAAAAGCAGCTTGATTGGAAGCATAGCAGGATACCCTACATCATTATTTGTTGATAGTGAAGGTAAGATTGTTGGTAAGATTGTTACAGGTTCAAGAACCAAAGAAGAATATCAAGAGATCATAATGGAGCTTATGGAATCATTGGAATAA
- a CDS encoding pyridoxamine 5'-phosphate oxidase family protein, with protein sequence MKLHELLKKTNDILLASEIGYVGYMKSDGFPSVAPRSFCTAPNMIHSYLSTGSNGNLAKAIVENNKMSICVHSEGNNITMIGTAHIITDMKMKETMWLDWFIEHFPQGVQDPNYCLIEFKTQRLSLWVDGESVEVLMNDIMKVQSNCGLLCDTCEYQESHQCKGCIAIKGQPFWGTCPVSSCCQDKGYDHCGQCPDMPCDLLSGFSCGDDAECDKPKGSRLEILKMWK encoded by the coding sequence ATGAAATTACATGAATTACTAAAGAAGACAAACGATATATTATTAGCAAGTGAAATTGGTTATGTAGGCTACATGAAAAGTGATGGTTTTCCAAGTGTCGCACCACGGTCTTTTTGCACTGCTCCTAATATGATTCATAGTTATTTAAGTACAGGGAGTAATGGCAATCTAGCAAAAGCAATAGTGGAAAATAATAAAATGAGCATTTGTGTGCATAGCGAAGGTAACAATATCACAATGATAGGAACGGCTCATATCATAACAGATATGAAAATGAAAGAAACAATGTGGTTAGATTGGTTTATTGAACATTTTCCGCAAGGTGTTCAAGACCCAAATTATTGCCTAATTGAATTTAAAACACAACGCTTATCTTTATGGGTTGATGGAGAATCAGTAGAAGTACTGATGAACGATATAATGAAAGTACAGTCTAATTGTGGCTTATTGTGTGATACCTGTGAATATCAAGAGAGTCATCAATGTAAAGGTTGCATTGCAATTAAAGGACAACCTTTCTGGGGCACATGTCCAGTTTCATCTTGTTGCCAAGACAAAGGTTATGACCATTGTGGGCAATGTCCAGACATGCCATGTGATCTTCTTAGTGGTTTTTCATGTGGTGATGATGCAGAGTGTGACAAGCCAAAAGGTTCAAGGTTGGAAATCTTAAAAATGTGGAAGTAG
- the cas2 gene encoding CRISPR-associated endonuclease Cas2: MFVILVYDFGERRVAKALKICRKYLTWIQNSVFEGDITEGKFKMLTLELERVMDKDNDSLIIFQFRSKRYSDRLVIGLEKNSLNHII; encoded by the coding sequence ATGTTTGTTATATTGGTTTATGACTTTGGTGAAAGAAGAGTAGCCAAAGCACTTAAAATATGCAGAAAATACCTGACATGGATACAAAATTCCGTATTTGAAGGTGATATAACAGAAGGAAAGTTCAAGATGTTAACGTTGGAACTAGAAAGAGTAATGGACAAGGATAATGATTCACTTATTATTTTTCAATTTCGCAGCAAACGTTATTCAGATAGACTGGTTATCGGTTTAGAAAAGAACTCACTTAATCACATTATTTAG
- the cas1b gene encoding type I-B CRISPR-associated endonuclease Cas1b: MKKDIFIFKDGELKRKDNTILFLGEEQQKYLPIEQVDAIWVFGEVTLNKRFLEIISTKEICIHFFNHYGYYLGTYYPREHLNSGLVILKQVNLYSQDSMRMPVAKEIIKTAVKNILIVLKYYRSRSKLVSSGIETIESMATQIEKCQDINELMAYEGNIRGVYYQNFNDIIDNDNFQFIKRSKRPPLDGINALISFGNSLMYTSVLSEIYKTHLDPRIGILHATNGRKFSLNLDIAEVFKPIVVDRIIFNLINRKVITEKDFKKQTHGTMLTEKGKKKFLKEYTDKMMSTIKHPRLNQYVTYKRLIRLELYKIQRHIVEGDNYKGFVARW; the protein is encoded by the coding sequence ATGAAAAAGGATATTTTTATATTCAAGGATGGGGAACTTAAGCGTAAAGATAACACAATATTATTTTTAGGAGAAGAACAACAGAAGTACCTACCAATTGAACAGGTAGATGCTATATGGGTGTTTGGCGAAGTAACCCTTAATAAACGGTTTCTAGAAATCATTTCAACAAAGGAGATATGTATACACTTCTTTAATCACTATGGTTATTATCTTGGCACTTATTATCCAAGAGAACATCTTAATTCAGGGTTGGTTATTCTTAAACAAGTAAATCTTTATAGTCAAGACAGCATGCGTATGCCGGTAGCAAAAGAAATCATTAAAACGGCTGTAAAAAATATCTTAATTGTTCTTAAATATTATCGTTCAAGAAGTAAGCTTGTCTCTTCAGGTATAGAAACAATTGAAAGTATGGCAACACAAATAGAAAAATGTCAAGATATTAATGAGCTCATGGCATATGAAGGAAATATTAGAGGTGTATATTATCAAAATTTTAATGATATCATTGACAATGATAACTTCCAATTTATCAAGCGCTCCAAACGTCCACCCTTAGATGGAATAAATGCACTTATAAGTTTTGGGAATTCACTCATGTATACATCTGTATTAAGTGAAATATATAAGACACACCTTGATCCAAGAATAGGTATCTTACACGCTACTAATGGACGCAAGTTTTCACTGAATCTTGATATAGCCGAAGTTTTTAAGCCTATCGTTGTTGATAGGATTATATTTAATCTTATTAATCGAAAAGTGATTACAGAAAAAGATTTCAAAAAGCAAACACATGGTACCATGCTTACTGAGAAAGGAAAGAAAAAGTTTCTTAAAGAATATACAGATAAAATGATGAGTACCATTAAACACCCAAGACTTAATCAGTATGTTACATATAAACGTCTTATACGACTAGAACTGTATAAGATACAGCGACATATTGTAGAGGGTGACAATTATAAGGGTTTTGTCGCAAGGTGGTGA
- the cas4 gene encoding CRISPR-associated protein Cas4, translating to MNVNGTLIWYYHICKREVWLMYNHIVPDQNDENIALGRFMHEITYQRQEKEISFGHVKFDIMMQTKDHIVIGETKKSDRYEEASRYQLLYYLSVLKEAGISASGLLLYPSQKKRVKVELALNEEKKLKEIIRNIDIICSQTEPPEVEKNRFCKRCGYREYCYA from the coding sequence ATGAACGTCAACGGAACACTTATATGGTATTATCATATCTGTAAACGAGAAGTTTGGCTTATGTATAACCATATTGTACCTGATCAAAATGATGAAAACATTGCATTAGGTCGTTTTATGCACGAGATAACCTATCAACGACAAGAGAAAGAGATCAGCTTTGGCCATGTGAAGTTTGACATCATGATGCAGACAAAAGATCATATTGTCATAGGAGAAACCAAAAAAAGTGATCGCTATGAAGAAGCTTCTCGCTATCAACTGCTCTATTATCTTAGCGTATTAAAAGAAGCAGGTATAAGTGCATCAGGTTTGTTGCTATATCCTAGTCAAAAGAAAAGGGTGAAGGTAGAACTTGCATTAAATGAAGAGAAAAAGCTAAAAGAGATAATCCGTAATATCGACATAATATGTAGCCAAACAGAACCACCAGAAGTAGAAAAAAATAGATTTTGCAAAAGGTGCGGCTATAGAGAATACTGCTATGCATAG
- the cas3 gene encoding CRISPR-associated helicase Cas3' has product MIEKHHQYLAKTLMGEEGTYDYHVQRCHDVFSHIITELEPYLEGLIAESGMSMKVFIQRMKQTIIFHDLGKLSPLFQGMLSKKIEGKIVDRMDHFRHEVLSTLYLYPLLEDGSLNFPFFLMAILGHHKSIDKQLQCFERERKRESWPLLSTEDIAYIHHYYGDYLDGKITDKKQKDCQRLLRIVSHRLISRTYLNKGLDIESLRLLYSITQGILCYCDWLGSADKPLKSITLTQDDFIKRLKSKVEEQGRTYQHRPFHQLCANEKSHVLAIAPTGAGKTEASLIWALGGKCHKIIFLMPTMVTSNSIYERLSTNYFDSDMCGLSHSGIQTYYALNIPQHDAFQLVQNKAFIPHVMVSTVDQMLSTGFNTGHWQFKEMALVGSHVIFDEIQAYDTYTIALITETIKKIVTLGGKVMIMSATMPKFLREHFAKLLSIEKPIIAHELMSRRSNKWCYLEKTINQLDDLIGEALDAGKKVALIINDVETVKEQYNKYKDKYRTMCLHSQFTMKDRTEKENILLSQNDIQLVIGTQVLEVSLDVSFEIMFSECAAIDSLIQRAGRCNRHGEYMGSCFYVFDYSEVSEVIYGENILKRTKEVILNQCGRLSEEEIGDMLESVYHDFNLCDEDYIRGQSIYSRVAYDFFICNLPMDEEQLKTRLFKYAKEVIIPIQFMDTVKEFVAQKKYAFIKLYEVPVSAKWYYQNKKNLYVENEMGLPIFCVDYRSDYGILVDNSSAEFI; this is encoded by the coding sequence ATGATAGAAAAACATCATCAATACTTAGCGAAAACACTTATGGGAGAAGAAGGCACGTATGATTATCATGTTCAGCGTTGCCATGATGTTTTTTCACACATTATAACAGAATTAGAACCGTATTTAGAAGGACTAATAGCGGAATCGGGCATGTCCATGAAAGTATTTATACAACGTATGAAGCAAACGATTATTTTCCATGATTTAGGTAAATTATCACCGTTATTTCAAGGTATGCTCAGTAAAAAAATAGAAGGGAAAATCGTTGATCGTATGGATCATTTTCGCCATGAGGTTTTATCTACGCTTTATTTATATCCTCTTTTAGAAGATGGCTCACTCAACTTCCCATTTTTTTTAATGGCAATATTGGGACACCATAAGTCTATTGACAAGCAGTTGCAGTGTTTTGAGCGGGAAAGAAAGCGAGAGTCATGGCCATTATTAAGCACTGAAGACATAGCCTATATTCATCATTATTATGGTGATTATTTAGATGGCAAGATTACAGATAAAAAACAAAAGGATTGTCAAAGGCTATTACGTATTGTTTCACATAGGCTTATATCAAGAACGTATCTTAATAAAGGATTAGATATTGAATCTTTGCGATTGTTATATAGTATTACTCAAGGTATACTATGTTACTGTGATTGGCTGGGTTCAGCGGATAAACCATTAAAGTCCATCACATTAACTCAAGATGATTTTATCAAACGCTTAAAAAGCAAGGTTGAAGAGCAGGGCAGGACATATCAGCATAGACCCTTTCATCAATTATGTGCTAACGAAAAATCCCATGTTCTTGCCATTGCACCAACGGGTGCAGGTAAAACGGAAGCATCACTGATATGGGCTCTTGGAGGTAAATGTCATAAGATTATATTTTTAATGCCCACTATGGTAACCAGTAATAGTATCTATGAGCGGTTGAGCACCAATTATTTTGACAGTGATATGTGTGGGCTATCCCACTCTGGTATTCAGACATATTATGCACTTAATATACCACAGCATGATGCTTTTCAACTTGTTCAAAATAAGGCTTTCATACCTCATGTTATGGTATCCACAGTCGATCAAATGCTTAGTACAGGTTTTAATACGGGTCATTGGCAGTTTAAAGAAATGGCATTAGTAGGTAGCCATGTTATATTTGATGAAATACAGGCTTATGATACCTATACGATTGCACTTATTACAGAGACAATAAAGAAGATTGTCACATTAGGTGGAAAAGTAATGATTATGAGTGCAACGATGCCAAAATTCCTAAGAGAGCATTTTGCTAAACTTCTTTCAATAGAAAAGCCAATCATTGCACATGAATTAATGAGCAGGCGTTCTAACAAGTGGTGCTACTTAGAAAAGACCATTAACCAGTTAGATGATTTGATAGGAGAAGCTCTTGATGCTGGAAAGAAGGTAGCACTCATTATTAATGATGTAGAAACAGTAAAGGAACAATATAACAAGTATAAAGACAAGTATCGTACAATGTGCCTGCACTCACAATTCACTATGAAAGATAGAACAGAGAAAGAGAATATTTTACTTAGTCAGAATGATATACAACTGGTAATTGGTACACAAGTTCTAGAAGTATCACTTGATGTAAGTTTTGAAATAATGTTTTCAGAATGTGCTGCTATTGATAGTCTGATTCAAAGAGCTGGACGATGTAACAGGCATGGCGAATATATGGGTTCTTGTTTCTATGTATTTGACTATTCGGAAGTTTCGGAGGTTATATATGGAGAAAACATACTTAAAAGAACAAAAGAAGTTATTTTGAATCAATGTGGACGATTATCTGAAGAAGAAATTGGGGATATGCTTGAGAGCGTATATCACGACTTTAACTTATGTGATGAAGATTATATAAGAGGGCAATCGATCTATAGCAGGGTAGCCTATGACTTTTTTATATGTAACCTACCAATGGACGAAGAACAACTAAAGACAAGATTATTTAAATATGCGAAAGAAGTCATTATCCCTATTCAATTTATGGATACTGTGAAGGAATTTGTTGCACAAAAGAAATATGCTTTCATTAAGTTATATGAAGTACCTGTTAGTGCAAAATGGTATTATCAAAACAAGAAGAATCTATACGTGGAAAATGAGATGGGTTTACCCATATTTTGTGTGGATTATCGCAGTGATTATGGTATATTAGTGGATAATTCTTCCGCTGAATTTATTTAA
- the cas5 gene encoding CRISPR-associated protein Cas5 — MVKLEASTASYREPYAQLYHETLPLPTPTTLVGIAGAALGLNMQDALSLFKEHRILVGTIGTHDGTAKDLWQYNKVKQGGKVDKDIIIREFLYHVSITVYYASEDETIIYRLKDAFHDPVYAITLGSSDDLARIKDINKMDQIKESRSKSVKYTWVYHIYRSNMTLDWDYINQVPLSETIQPPVIKNIPVNFTFDKDGARKAEEHINIAYMNPYTLLDEEIMVREFGNDLVPMYRYTS, encoded by the coding sequence ATGGTTAAATTAGAGGCTTCAACAGCATCATATCGAGAACCTTATGCACAACTTTATCATGAAACGTTACCTCTACCAACACCTACTACATTAGTTGGTATTGCAGGTGCTGCACTTGGATTAAATATGCAGGATGCTTTATCACTATTTAAAGAGCATAGAATCCTTGTTGGTACCATAGGAACACATGATGGTACAGCAAAAGATTTATGGCAATACAATAAGGTAAAACAAGGTGGAAAAGTTGATAAAGATATTATTATCAGAGAATTTCTATACCATGTGTCTATAACGGTATATTATGCCTCTGAAGATGAAACGATTATTTACCGTTTAAAAGATGCTTTTCATGACCCTGTCTACGCTATAACTCTTGGTTCAAGCGATGATCTGGCGAGAATTAAGGATATTAATAAAATGGACCAAATAAAAGAAAGCAGGAGTAAATCCGTTAAGTACACTTGGGTATACCATATATATCGTTCTAATATGACACTTGATTGGGATTACATTAATCAAGTACCATTATCAGAAACAATACAACCACCTGTTATAAAGAATATACCCGTTAACTTTACCTTTGATAAGGATGGAGCTCGAAAAGCAGAGGAACATATAAACATAGCCTATATGAATCCATACACGCTACTGGATGAGGAAATCATGGTCCGTGAATTTGGTAACGATTTGGTTCCTATGTATAGGTATACATCATGA
- the cas7i gene encoding type I-B CRISPR-associated protein Cas7/Cst2/DevR — MNKKAKAITITYVTKASYASLNGSDKEADNISSIKKIRMTDGMEYPYCSSQAIRRALREQLAVLGFDLSEGVQGKQKKGAGTTKCEPQNYIDDDLFGFMNASESTVKRTSPVRVTSAIALNPYLGDMDFGTNYMSVKAGGNPNIFETEIHSGYYYGTILIELDRIGVKGNDGYELAISNEKKTKRVLGLVDAIQNLWTVGRQSRFLTDMSPKFVSAALLRVKNPIFMECIRLSEDLIIQEDILMNTTKDFENVILDHTLGERKGFFNKDNDNYVDIGESFQKIRQWVNEVYGE, encoded by the coding sequence ATGAATAAAAAAGCAAAAGCAATCACCATAACATATGTCACCAAGGCAAGCTATGCATCACTCAATGGGTCAGATAAAGAAGCTGATAATATATCCAGTATTAAAAAAATTAGAATGACAGATGGTATGGAATATCCCTATTGTTCATCACAAGCCATTAGAAGGGCATTGCGGGAACAATTAGCTGTGTTGGGTTTTGATTTATCTGAAGGGGTACAAGGTAAACAAAAAAAAGGCGCTGGTACAACCAAATGTGAACCCCAAAACTATATAGATGATGATCTATTCGGGTTTATGAATGCAAGTGAAAGTACTGTTAAGCGGACAAGTCCTGTTAGAGTAACTTCTGCCATAGCACTAAACCCCTATTTAGGTGATATGGATTTTGGTACAAATTACATGTCAGTAAAAGCAGGAGGAAATCCTAATATTTTTGAAACCGAAATTCACTCTGGTTATTACTATGGTACAATCCTTATCGAATTAGATCGTATTGGTGTAAAAGGTAACGATGGTTATGAGCTGGCTATTAGCAATGAGAAAAAAACCAAGAGAGTTTTAGGTCTTGTTGATGCTATTCAAAACTTGTGGACTGTAGGAAGACAGAGCAGGTTTTTGACAGACATGTCACCAAAATTTGTAAGTGCAGCATTGTTAAGGGTTAAGAATCCTATTTTCATGGAGTGTATACGTTTATCTGAGGATCTAATCATTCAAGAAGATATTCTTATGAACACGACCAAAGATTTTGAAAATGTAATCCTTGACCATACGCTTGGTGAAAGAAAAGGTTTCTTCAATAAGGATAATGATAACTATGTCGATATCGGTGAAAGTTTTCAGAAAATCCGCCAATGGGTTAATGAAGTTTATGGAGAGTAG
- the cas6 gene encoding CRISPR-associated endoribonuclease Cas6: MRVYITFESDKPITLPLQYNHIVQAVILNYLGNESYQEFLHNEGFQYEKRKFKMYTFSRLFGQFIVNKRDKRIVYNKEIHLVIASMDPRLTTCFLNTAFMKENIQFGQNEVRIKEVRIDQSKVTSPLRVYTKSPITIYSTLTHGDKKKTYYYSPYEPEFEPMLRDNLIKKYIALNGKQPEDTQFVITPLNKKRLKERIILYKGFIIKGWDGGFLLEGSEALLNLAYHGGVGNKNAQGLGCLEIMKN, translated from the coding sequence ATGAGAGTATATATAACATTTGAAAGCGATAAGCCAATTACCTTACCACTACAATATAATCATATTGTACAAGCTGTTATCTTAAATTACCTTGGCAATGAATCCTATCAAGAGTTTCTTCATAATGAAGGATTTCAATATGAGAAACGTAAATTTAAGATGTATACATTCTCAAGGTTATTTGGACAATTTATAGTCAATAAGCGTGATAAGAGAATCGTCTATAATAAAGAAATACATCTTGTTATAGCATCCATGGACCCTAGGCTTACCACTTGTTTTTTAAATACAGCATTTATGAAAGAAAACATACAATTCGGGCAGAATGAGGTAAGAATTAAGGAGGTAAGAATCGATCAGTCCAAGGTCACAAGTCCACTTCGGGTATATACAAAATCACCTATTACCATATATAGCACCCTAACACATGGTGATAAAAAGAAAACATACTATTATTCACCTTATGAACCAGAGTTTGAGCCAATGCTAAGAGACAATTTAATCAAAAAATACATAGCACTCAATGGGAAACAGCCAGAGGATACACAGTTTGTTATAACCCCACTCAATAAGAAACGCTTAAAAGAGCGTATTATCTTATATAAAGGATTCATTATTAAAGGATGGGATGGGGGATTTTTATTAGAAGGGAGTGAAGCTTTGCTTAATCTTGCCTATCATGGTGGCGTTGGCAACAAGAATGCTCAAGGTCTAGGTTGTCTAGAGATTATGAAGAACTAG